CCTGTTCCCGGCCGCGAAGAAGAAGCCGCTGAAGACCTGAGCGGCGCCGACGCGCGCGCGGCTCACGGCTGCCGCGCGTAGCGCTCGGGGCCGAGCAGCAGCGCGGCCACGCGGCCGCCGGCGTCGCGCTCCAAGCGCATCACGTTGCCGCCCTCGATCATCGTGAACTGGTCGGCGGCGGTCGCGACGAGCCGCACACGGCGTCCGGTCGGCGTCGTGACGATCAGATCGTCGCCGTCGCGGCTGGCGGTGAAGATGCCGCCGTCGGCCGCCGCGTAGCGGCCCGCGACCTCCAGCAGCTTCGTCGAGTCGATGGCCACGGGCACGATCTCGCGCGGCTCGAGGCCGGGCCAGCCGTACTCGCGCGCGACCGCGGCGCTCATCTCGACGGCGAGCGCGCCGCCGGCGTCGCTGTTGGTCATCACGACCACGCCACGGCCGCCCGTCACGTAGCCGACGAACTGCCCGCGGAAGCCCTCGTTGGCGCCGCCGTGCGCGAAGCGGCGCGCGTCGCCCGTTCCCTCGATGCCGACGCCCAGGCCCCAGTTGCCGAGTCCGGGCGTGAGCATCGCCTGGGCGAGGGGGCGCGGCAGGATGCCGTTCGAGAGCCCGTCGTGGGCGCGCTGGATGGCGACGATCCACCGCCCGAGGTCGCTCGGCGTCGTCCAGAGGCCGGCCGCCGCCATCTCGGGGTAGGTGTGGTAGAGCCCGGGGATGGGAGCGCCGCCACGGCGGTAGCCGGTGGCGACGTCGGGGAGGAAGGCCTCGGCGATCGGCTGGCTGAACGTGCTGCGGCGCATCCCGGCGGGCTCGAGCACCCGCTCGTCGAGGAGCGCGTCGAACGGCTTGCCGGTTACGTCGCTCAGCAGGAGCTGCATAACCGTCATCCCGCCACCTGAGTAGCGCCAGCGGGTCCCGGGCACGGTGTCCACCCGCACCGCCGCCGTGTTCGCCGGGCGCTCGCCGTTCAGCACCTGCACCACCGTCGGCACCGCGCTGTCCGCCGCGTAACCCGGAAAGCCGTGCACCGTCAGCCCCGCCGTGTGCGTCAGCAGCTGCCGCAGCGTCACCGGCTTCCCGCCGCTCGCGGCGCTCGCCGGCACCTGCCATGACCTCAGCGACCCGTTGACGTCGCCGTCGAGGGTCAGCTTCCCCTCGGCCACGAGCTGCAGCGCCGCGGTCGACGCCACCGGCTTGCTCATCGACGCCGCCTGGAAGAGCGTCGCGGTCGTCGCCCGGCGACCCGTCGCGACGTCGGCCATGCCGTAGGCGCGCGACCACGCCACGCGCCCGCCGTCGATCACGGCGATGCTGACCGCGGGCACGCCCAGGGCGCGCATGCGGGCCTCCAGCGACGCGCGCTCGACGGGGCGGCCACGCACGGCGGCCCCCGAGCGCAGGTCGTGCTCGATGCGGGCGGCGCGGGCCGCCGGGGCCAGCGAGTCGGTCGCGGGCTGCGCGCGCAGCAGCCCGGGCGCGAGGAGGGCGGCGGCGACGAGTGAACGGGGACGCATGGCGGGACGCGGTCGGGGAGGACGGCGCGCGGTCAGGAGCGCGCCCTACGATGCAGCGCGCCCGCCGATTCCGCCCGGGGGCCGCCGTTCGCGTCGCGTGAGGGCAGGGAACGCGGTACCTTCCTTGGGGTTCTCTTCGGGCCCGCCCCTCCTGTCCCGCTCGTGCTTCCCGCCTCGCTCCCGCTCTCCTCCGACGGCCGACTCAGCCGGCCCGCCGCCGCCGCGATCCGCGCCGCGATCGCGCTCGCCGGCGGCCGCGAGGTGTGCTTCGCGTGCACGCTCGACGAGGGCGGCGTGGTGCGCAGCGCGCGCGTCGTCGCGCGCGGCGACATCAAGAGCGTGCTGGCGCTGCCGGGCTTCGCCGAGCGGGGCGAGATGCTCGTGCACAACCATCCGAGCGGGCTGCTGGAGCCGTCGGGCGCCGATCTCGCGGTCGCGTCGCGCGTCTACGAGAACGGCGTCGGCTTCGGCATCGTCGACAACGCGGCGACGGAGCTCTACGTCGTCGTCGAGGTGCCGCGCGCGAAGGCGACCGTCGACGTCGATCCCGACAGCATCGACAACGATCTGGGCCCGCACGGCGCGATCGCGCGGCGGCTGCGGCGCTACGAGGATCGCCCCGCGCAGCGCGCGATGGCGTCGCAGATCGCGACGCTGTTCAACGACGGCGGCGTCGGCCTCCTCGAGGCGGGCACCGGGGTCGGCAAGTCGATGGGCTACCTCGTGCCCGCGCTGCGCTGGGCCGCCGCGAACGGCGAGCGCACCATCGTCAGCACGAACACGATCAACCTGCAGGAGCAGCTGGTCGGGAAGGACCTGCCGTTCCTCGCGGGCGCGCTCACCGACCAGAAGGTGCGCTTCGCGCTGCTGAAGGGGTGGCGCAACTACCTCTGCCTGATGCGGCTGGAGCAGGCGCGCCTGGGCGGCACCGCGCTGTTCGAGGCGGGCATGGCGGACGAGCTGGGACAGCTGGAGGCGTGGGCCGAGCGCACGAGCGACGGCTCGATCGCGGACCTGCCGACGCCGCCGCGCCCCGAGGTGTGGGACGAGGTCGCGGCGGAGCCCGACCTCTGCCAGCGCATGAAGTGCCCGCACTTCGACAACTGCTTCCTGTTCAAGGCGCGGCGCGAGGCGGCGCAGGCGGACGTCATCGTCGTCAACCACCACCTGCTCCTCTCCGACGTCGCGGTGCGGCGCGCGCAGCAGAACTGGGAGGACGCGGCGGTGCTGCCCGCGTACAAGCGCCTCGTCGTGGACGAGGGCCACCACCTCGAGGACGCGGCCGCCGCGCACCTCGGCACCTCGGTCACGCGGCGCGCGCTGCAGCGCCTCTTCTCGCGCCTCGACCGGCGCGGCAAGGGGCTGCTCGGCGCGCTCGTGTCGCGGCTCGCGGAGAAGACGGACCTGCTGAGCGTCGCGAGCCTGGACCTCGTGCAGTCGCGCCTCATCCCGGCGGCGCACGGCGCGCGGGACAAGGCGGACCTCGTGTTCGACCTGCTGCAGGCGTGGGTGGAGCAGCAGGGGCAGCCGGTGATCCGCTTCGGGCCCGACTTCGCGCGTGACCCCGTGTGGGAGGCGGGGCTCGGCGGCGCGCTCACCGACCTGCTCGCGGACATCGAGCTGCTGCACGAGAGCCTGCGCCTCGTGCGCGAGCGGCTCGAGACGGACGAGAAGCGCGCCGAGCAGCTCGCGCCGCTGCTGGGCGAGCTGCGCGCGGTGGCGCGCCGGCTCGCGGCCGCGGGCGACGGGCTGGGGCGCGCGCTGCAGCCCGACAAGGCGCGCGCCCGCAAGGACGGCGAGAAGGCGAGCCGCGAGCCCGAGGAGAGCGTGCGCTGGGTGGAGCTGCGCGGCAAGGAGAAGAACGTCGTCGTCACCGCGGTGCCGCTGGATCTCGCGCCGATCCTGCGCGAGGACCTGTTCAAGCGCGTGCGCACGGCGGTGATCACGAGCGCGACGCTGGCGACGCGCGCGCAGCGCCGCACGTCGCGGCACGCCGTCGGCGATCCGTCGGCGATGGACCCGGAGTCGTTCGCGTTCCTCGCCAGCCGGCTCGGCATCACCGGTCCGGAGTTCGAGCCGACGACCGCGGTGTATCCGTCGCCGTTCGACTACGCGCGGCAGGCGCTGCTCGTCGTGCCCACTGACGCGCCCGCGCCCAACGTCGACGGGCCCGCGCACTTCCTGCACGTCGTGCGGCACCTGCTCGACACCGCGGCGGCGAGCGACGGCGGGATGTTCGCGCTCTTCACCAGCCACCGCGACGTGCGACAGGCCGCGGCGGAGCTGCGGGCGCGCGGCGCGGATCGCCGCTGGCCGCTGCTGGTGCACGGCGAGGACACGCGCGACGCGCTGCTGCGGCGCTTCCGCGAGAGCGGGCGCGCGGTGCTCATCGGCACGGCGTCGTTCTGGGAGGGGGTGGACGTGCCGGGCGACGCGCTGCGCGCGCTCCTGCTCGCCAAGCTGCCGTTCCGCGTGCCGACCGATCCCGTGACGGCCGCGCAGTGCGAGTCGATCGAGGCGCGCGGCGGCGACAGCTTCCGCGACTACATGCTCCCGCACGCCGCGCTGCGGCTCAAGCAGGGGTTCGGGCGCCTGGTGCGCACCGCGCACGATCGCGGCGTGGTCGTGCTCGCCGATCCGCGCATCGTGACGAAGGGCTACGGCCGCGACCTGCTCGAAGGGCTGCCGCCTGCGCGCCGTCTGGCGGGCCCATGGGCGCGCCTCCGCGACGAAGTTGACGCATTCTACGCCGCCCGTCGCGCCGCAGCCACGGACGAGGCCGCGCGAGATCTGGCCGAAGTGTGACGAAGCGCACCCCGTGGTGGTTTTCCCGCCACGGCTGAGGTGACGCGCGCCACGTTCTGACCGTCGATCGGGCGCTAGGCTCTCTCACGTCACTCGCAGGCTGGCTGGGCGAACTGCTCCGGTTCTCCCGCGCCACGTCGCACGTCGCCACCCGTCGGTCCGCACCTCCAGTGCGCACCGCCACTCGAGGTTTGCATCCATGGCCCGTCGTCTCGGCACGTCGATCGTCTCGCTGCTCGCCCTCGCCGCCGTCGCGGCCTGCTCGGACGCGCCGTCGGCGCCGGAGCTGTCGCCGTCCACGGACTACGCGCTCGCGAAGGGCGGCAAGCGGGGTGGCAACACGCCGACGTCCCCGACCCCCGACACGACGACCACGACGACGCCGACCTCGCCGACGCCGACCTCGCCGAGCACGGGCACGACGGTCACGGGCTGCACGGGCACCGCGGTCACGCTGACGGCCGAGGAGAAGGCGACGCTCGACCTGCACCAGCAGACGCGCGCGCAGTACGGCCTCCCGCTCTACTGCGTGCACCCCGCGCTGGTGGACGCCGCGCGCGCGCACTCGGCCGACATGCTCCGCTACAACTACTTCTCGCACAACAGCTACGACGGCACCGCGTGGAACACGCGGATCGTCAGCTTCGGCTACGTCGGCGCGATCGGCATGTCCGAGAACATCGCGTGGGGCTCGTCGGGGAGCTACGGCGATCCGGCGACCATCATGAACAACTGGATGAACAGCGCCGGCCACCGCGCGACCATCCTCA
This region of Roseisolibacter agri genomic DNA includes:
- a CDS encoding serine hydrolase domain-containing protein yields the protein MRPRSLVAAALLAPGLLRAQPATDSLAPAARAARIEHDLRSGAAVRGRPVERASLEARMRALGVPAVSIAVIDGGRVAWSRAYGMADVATGRRATTATLFQAASMSKPVASTAALQLVAEGKLTLDGDVNGSLRSWQVPASAASGGKPVTLRQLLTHTAGLTVHGFPGYAADSAVPTVVQVLNGERPANTAAVRVDTVPGTRWRYSGGGMTVMQLLLSDVTGKPFDALLDERVLEPAGMRRSTFSQPIAEAFLPDVATGYRRGGAPIPGLYHTYPEMAAAGLWTTPSDLGRWIVAIQRAHDGLSNGILPRPLAQAMLTPGLGNWGLGVGIEGTGDARRFAHGGANEGFRGQFVGYVTGGRGVVVMTNSDAGGALAVEMSAAVAREYGWPGLEPREIVPVAIDSTKLLEVAGRYAAADGGIFTASRDGDDLIVTTPTGRRVRLVATAADQFTMIEGGNVMRLERDAGGRVAALLLGPERYARQP
- a CDS encoding helicase C-terminal domain-containing protein, translating into MLPASLPLSSDGRLSRPAAAAIRAAIALAGGREVCFACTLDEGGVVRSARVVARGDIKSVLALPGFAERGEMLVHNHPSGLLEPSGADLAVASRVYENGVGFGIVDNAATELYVVVEVPRAKATVDVDPDSIDNDLGPHGAIARRLRRYEDRPAQRAMASQIATLFNDGGVGLLEAGTGVGKSMGYLVPALRWAAANGERTIVSTNTINLQEQLVGKDLPFLAGALTDQKVRFALLKGWRNYLCLMRLEQARLGGTALFEAGMADELGQLEAWAERTSDGSIADLPTPPRPEVWDEVAAEPDLCQRMKCPHFDNCFLFKARREAAQADVIVVNHHLLLSDVAVRRAQQNWEDAAVLPAYKRLVVDEGHHLEDAAAAHLGTSVTRRALQRLFSRLDRRGKGLLGALVSRLAEKTDLLSVASLDLVQSRLIPAAHGARDKADLVFDLLQAWVEQQGQPVIRFGPDFARDPVWEAGLGGALTDLLADIELLHESLRLVRERLETDEKRAEQLAPLLGELRAVARRLAAAGDGLGRALQPDKARARKDGEKASREPEESVRWVELRGKEKNVVVTAVPLDLAPILREDLFKRVRTAVITSATLATRAQRRTSRHAVGDPSAMDPESFAFLASRLGITGPEFEPTTAVYPSPFDYARQALLVVPTDAPAPNVDGPAHFLHVVRHLLDTAAASDGGMFALFTSHRDVRQAAAELRARGADRRWPLLVHGEDTRDALLRRFRESGRAVLIGTASFWEGVDVPGDALRALLLAKLPFRVPTDPVTAAQCESIEARGGDSFRDYMLPHAALRLKQGFGRLVRTAHDRGVVVLADPRIVTKGYGRDLLEGLPPARRLAGPWARLRDEVDAFYAARRAAATDEAARDLAEV
- a CDS encoding CAP domain-containing protein, whose amino-acid sequence is MARRLGTSIVSLLALAAVAACSDAPSAPELSPSTDYALAKGGKRGGNTPTSPTPDTTTTTTPTSPTPTSPSTGTTVTGCTGTAVTLTAEEKATLDLHQQTRAQYGLPLYCVHPALVDAARAHSADMLRYNYFSHNSYDGTAWNTRIVSFGYVGAIGMSENIAWGSSGSYGDPATIMNNWMNSAGHRATILNGDLREIGIGVAIGTYQGYAGSRIYTADFGTR